In the genome of Bacteroidota bacterium, one region contains:
- a CDS encoding polysaccharide biosynthesis protein: MLHHEGSSFHPLAPSALRIEHLLDRAPAQVDVDALRAHLRKQCVMLTGAGGSIGRVLAKKLLDLKPTKLILVDFSEFHLFRLEQSLRKHNPDIELVFKLVDVRHTTAVDQLLDEHAPQVIFHAAAYKHVPMMEFHPVQAFENNTLASVNLLRAAEQHSVEQFIFISTDKAVDPSSVMGTTKRLTEWYVRAANGTMRTKTVRFGNVFGSLGSVVPTFIEQILEGGPVTVTHADMERFFMGVDDACCLILQTLLYSTAPVFTLRMDPAVKILTLAQRMIDVLAPQKDIPIKFIGVRAGEKMREQLWSANETPLTTPHRDILGLNGPAIFSRLELDERIDFLQALAAAQAQERLKTALFEADFVAQTS; the protein is encoded by the coding sequence ATGTTACATCACGAAGGCTCTTCATTTCACCCATTGGCCCCGTCGGCTTTGCGCATCGAGCACCTGCTGGACCGTGCGCCGGCGCAGGTTGATGTTGATGCATTGCGCGCACATTTGCGCAAGCAGTGTGTGATGCTTACCGGTGCAGGAGGGTCAATTGGCCGCGTCTTAGCAAAAAAACTGCTAGACCTGAAGCCGACCAAACTGATCCTTGTTGATTTTAGCGAATTCCATCTTTTCCGCCTTGAACAGTCGCTCCGTAAACACAATCCCGATATTGAACTCGTTTTCAAACTGGTTGATGTTCGCCACACCACTGCCGTTGATCAACTGCTCGATGAACACGCACCCCAGGTGATTTTCCACGCAGCAGCCTACAAACACGTACCGATGATGGAATTCCATCCCGTGCAGGCTTTTGAAAACAACACCCTCGCGTCTGTAAACCTGCTCAGGGCTGCTGAACAACACAGCGTTGAGCAGTTCATTTTTATCTCGACAGATAAAGCGGTCGACCCAAGCAGCGTAATGGGTACAACCAAGCGCCTCACGGAATGGTATGTTCGAGCTGCCAATGGCACCATGCGAACCAAAACCGTCCGTTTTGGTAATGTGTTCGGGAGCCTGGGCAGTGTCGTACCAACGTTTATCGAGCAGATACTGGAGGGTGGTCCGGTTACGGTAACCCATGCTGACATGGAACGCTTTTTCATGGGCGTTGACGACGCCTGCTGTTTGATTCTGCAGACATTGCTTTACAGTACTGCGCCCGTGTTTACCTTGCGGATGGATCCTGCTGTGAAAATTCTGACGCTTGCCCAGCGCATGATTGATGTACTGGCACCGCAGAAAGACATCCCCATTAAATTTATCGGCGTGCGGGCTGGCGAAAAGATGCGTGAACAGCTCTGGTCAGCCAATGAAACACCGTTAACTACCCCACATCGCGATATCCTGGGCCTGAATGGACCGGCCATTTTCAGCCGGCTCGAACTGGATGAACGCATCGATTTCCTGCAAGCCCTTGCAGCAGCCCAAGCGCAGGAGCGCCTCAAAACTGCGCTGTTTGAAGCCGATTTTGTAGCACAGACCAGCTGA
- a CDS encoding glycosyltransferase family 4 protein encodes MHILLFYQYYHNPDCAASGRHFQFVKALSKNHRVSIITSDIWQKKRQTNNFAWAPPGVEVHQLAVPYENAMGNAARLKAYAGYMWKAFWQGLKIDRPDVIIGSSTPLTAAWAAAKVARFRRIPWVFEVRDLWPDFPIQMGAIKHGWLRRRLYKIEENLYSGAAHNIALSPDMASHIAEKGVGDDKISVLLNGTDLNFANTTDTTAGDALRQAHGLAGKKIVLYAGTLGRANAIPQILETSSALQHREDIHFVLLGSGFFEAHIRRAVAAQQNLSLIEAAPRHQVFDWFRAATVSLVSFINLPVLATNSPAKFFDSLAAGTPVIVTNPGWTRAFVAKHNCGWYAPWEEPEALVRCIENVIDDPGLLSTAGKNGSTIAAELFDRSKMALQLETILRQCALPQGELT; translated from the coding sequence ATGCATATTCTGCTTTTTTATCAGTATTACCATAATCCTGATTGTGCAGCCAGTGGCCGGCATTTCCAGTTTGTAAAGGCGTTGAGTAAAAATCACCGCGTCAGCATCATTACATCGGATATCTGGCAGAAGAAAAGGCAAACAAACAACTTTGCGTGGGCACCACCCGGGGTAGAAGTGCATCAACTTGCCGTGCCATACGAAAATGCCATGGGCAACGCTGCCCGGTTAAAAGCTTACGCCGGCTACATGTGGAAAGCCTTCTGGCAAGGGCTTAAAATTGACCGACCTGATGTCATCATCGGTAGCTCAACTCCGCTCACTGCAGCATGGGCCGCTGCAAAAGTTGCCCGTTTTCGCCGCATTCCGTGGGTTTTCGAAGTCCGTGACCTCTGGCCGGATTTCCCCATTCAAATGGGAGCCATCAAACACGGTTGGTTGCGCCGGCGCCTCTACAAAATTGAAGAAAATCTGTACAGTGGTGCCGCACATAATATTGCCCTCTCGCCAGACATGGCGTCACACATCGCAGAGAAAGGGGTCGGCGATGACAAAATCTCGGTCTTGCTTAACGGTACGGACCTGAACTTTGCCAACACCACAGATACCACTGCCGGAGATGCGTTACGCCAGGCCCATGGCCTTGCCGGCAAAAAAATAGTGCTGTATGCCGGCACCCTCGGACGCGCCAATGCAATACCGCAGATACTTGAAACCAGCAGCGCCCTGCAACACCGAGAAGACATACATTTTGTATTGCTGGGCAGTGGCTTCTTTGAGGCGCATATACGCAGGGCTGTTGCGGCACAACAGAACTTGAGTTTGATAGAAGCAGCGCCCCGACACCAGGTTTTCGACTGGTTTCGTGCAGCTACGGTATCGCTGGTATCCTTTATCAATCTGCCGGTTCTTGCAACCAACTCGCCAGCGAAGTTTTTTGATAGCCTCGCAGCAGGTACACCGGTTATTGTCACCAATCCGGGATGGACACGGGCATTTGTCGCAAAACACAACTGCGGGTGGTACGCACCTTGGGAAGAACCTGAAGCACTTGTTCGTTGTATAGAAAATGTGATAGACGATCCCGGGTTGCTTTCTACAGCCGGCAAAAACGGATCTACAATCGCTGCCGAGCTGTTTGACCGCTCGAAAATGGCCCTTCAACTGGAAACCATTCTTCGTCAATGTGCACTGCCGCAAGGAGAGTTGACATAG